A single region of the Populus nigra chromosome 2, ddPopNigr1.1, whole genome shotgun sequence genome encodes:
- the LOC133681631 gene encoding sister-chromatid cohesion protein 3-like isoform X1, with protein sequence MDDHPETSRNRSKRKRSKTETEERTSDANEEVEERGDDFEEVRPKSKRNRAAKDATSPPVLNPDQSLIDVIKGNEMQIPQVVKLWVERYEKDPKQATVELLTTLFEACGAKYRIKKELLDETDVDDVVVALVNLARNGEVEDYQGSKRKDFKNFKDNLLSFWDSLITECQDGPLFDKMLFDKCMDYIIALSCTPPRVYRQVASLMGLQLVTSFITVAKALGAQRETTQRQLNAENKKRTEGPRLESLNKRLSETHDKILVLEEMMRKIFSGLFVHRYRDIDPNIRTSCIESLGVWVLSYPSLFLQDLYLKYLGWTLNDKNAGVRKASVHALQKLYDADDNVPTLGLFTERFSNRMIELADDSDVSVAVCAIGLVKQLLRHQLLPDDDLGPLYDLLIDDPAEVRRAIGELVYDHLIAQKFNSPQSSSRGSDSGSSEVHLSRMLQILREFSAEPILSIYVIDDVWEYMKAMKDWKCIISMLLDENPLIELTDDDATNLVRLLSASVRKAVGERIVPASDTRKQYYNKAQKEIFENNRRDITIAMMKNYPLLLRKFMADKAKVPSLVEIIVHMNLGLYSLKRQENNFKNVLQLMKQAFLKHGDKEALRSCVKAIKFCSTESQGELKDYALNKLKNLEDELNDKLKSAMKEAADGDEYSLLVNLKRLYELQLSWSVPIESLYEDIVKVLHSFRSVDDEVVSFLLLNMYLHVAWTLQSIVNSETVSEASLTSLLSKRNSLFEELEFFLGTPSEDKEGSKCGNQLACRVCIILAEAWCLFRKANFSSTKLEHLGYCPDTSVLQRFWKLCEQQLNISDETEDEDTKKEYIEETNRDAVMIASAKLVVSNAVPKEYLTPEIISHFGMHGTSVAEIVKHLITVIKKNDDFPNIFIEALKRAYDRHLVDLSKSDDKSFTSKSFLECKDLATRLSGTFIGAARNKHKSDILKIVRDGIEYAFLDAPKQLSFLEGAVVHFVPKLPVIDILEILKDVQSRTENVNTDEDPSGWRPYHMFVDSLREKYVKNEGLLDEKERRRSGRPRKRRNIEGKRLFDEESSSEEEDSISGSDREDAHDEEEKQDEEEEEEAPLIHSIRSSSKLRSLKLSRDENKGQRKGVSASRTSEKTPPPKTAGCLRKGK encoded by the exons ATGGACGACCACCCGGAAACTTCCCGAAACCGCTCT AAGAGGAAGAGGTCCAAGACCGAGACCGAGGAGAGAACGAGCGATGCGAATGAGGAGGTGGAGGAGCGCGGGGATGATTTCGAAGAGGTTCGCCCAAAATCTAAGCGTAACCGTGCTGCTAAGGATGCCACTTCCCCACCCGTGCTCAATCCCGATCAAAGCTTGATCG ATGTTATCAAAGGCAATGAGATGCAAATTCCTCAGGTGGTGAAGCTTTGGGTTGAGCGATACGAGAAGGATCCAAAACAAGCAACGGTTGAACTCTTGACCACGCTGTTTGAG GCATGTGGAGCCAAATATCGTATCAAGAAGGAGTTGCTGGATGAGACTGATGTTGACGATGTTGTAGTTGCTCTTGTCAATCTTGCTAGAAAT GGTGAGGTTGAAGATTATCAGGGTTCAAAACGGAAGGACTTCAAAAACTTTAAAGACAACCTCCTCTCATTCTGGGATAGTTTGATCACTGAATGCCAAGATGGGCCACTTTTTGATAAGATGTTGTTTGACAAATGCATGGACTATATAATAGCATTATCATG CACTCCACCAAGAGTTTACCGTCAAGTTGCATCCTTGATGGGGCTTCAACTTGTCACTTCATTCATAACGGTAGCTAAAGCGCTTGGTGCACAACGAGAAACTACTCAGAGACAGTTAAATGCTGAAAATAAGAAACGAACAGAAGGACCTCGTTTGGAGTCCCTTAATAAAAGGTTATCAGAAACTCATGATAAGATACTTGTACTAGAGGAAATGATGCGCAAAATATTTTCTGG gtTATTCGTGCATCGGTACCGGGATATTGATCCTAATATTCGAACATCATGCATTGAGTCTCTTGGTGTATGGGTTTTGTCATATCCATCACTTTTCTTGCAGGATTTATACTTAAAGTATCTTGGATGGACACTTAATGATAAA AATGCAGGTGTCAGAAAAGCATCTGTTCATGCATTGCAAAAACTTTATGATGCGGATGATAACGTGCCCACTCTCGGACTATTTACTGAAAGATTTTCCAACCGGATGATCGAACTTGCTGATGACAGTGATGTTAGTGTAGCTGTTTGTGCCATAGGACTCGTAAAACAATTACTCAG GCATCAGCTTTTACCTGATGATGACTTGGGTCCGTTATATGATTTACTTATTGACGATCCAGCAGAAGTCAGGCGTGCCATAGGAGAATTGGTGTATGATCACTTAATTGCACAAAAATTTAATAGCCCCCAATCTAGTTCAAGAG GCAGTGACAGTGGCTCTTCTGAGGTTCATCTTAGCAGAATGTTGCAAATTTTGAGGGAGTTTTCAGCAGAACCAATTCTCAGCATCTATGTTATTGATGATGTTTGGGAATACATGAAAGCAATGAAG GATTGGAAGTGTATTATTTCCATGCTCCTGGATGAGAATCCACTAATTGAGCTTACCGATGATGATGCAACGAATTTGGTTAGACTTCTTTCTGCATCTGTCAGAAAGGCTGTAGGAGAGAGGATTGTTCCAGCTTCGGATACTCGAAAGCAATATTACAATAAAGCTCAGAAA gaaatatttgaaaacaataGACGAGACATAACAATTGCAATGATGAAGAACTACCCATTACTTCTCCGCAAATTTATGGCTGACAAAGCAAAAGTTCCATCATTGGTTGAGATCATTGTTCATATGAACCTAGGGCTTTATTCCTTAAAGAGGCAGGAGAAT AATTTCAAAAATGTCCTTCAGCTCATGAAACAGGCTTTTTTAAAACATGGTGACAAGGAAGCGCTGAGATCTTGTGTGAAGGCTATTAAGTTCTGTTCCACTGAGAGTCAAGGCGAGCTGAAAGATTATGCtctaaataaattgaagaatctTGAAGATGAACTTAATGATAAGCTTAAGTCTGCAATGAAAGAAGCAGCA GATGGTGATGAATATTCTCTGCTTGTGAATTTGAAAAGGTTATATGAGCTTCAGTTGTCATGGTCTGTACCTATTGAGAGCTTATACGAGGATATTGTTAAGGTTCTCCACAGTTTTAGAAGTGTGGATGATGAG GTTGtcagttttcttcttctcaatATGTATTTACATGTAGCCTGGACACTGCAGTCTATTGTAAATAGTGAAACTGTCTCTGAAGCATCCTTAACCTCTCTACTGTCGAAACGCAATTCCTTGTTTGAGgaacttgagttttttcttgGTACCCCTTCTGAAGACAAGGAAGGGAGCAAATGTGGAAATCAGCTAGCTTGTAGa GTTTGTATTATACTTGCAGAAGCATGGTGTTTGTTTAGAAAGGCaaatttttcttcaacaaaGCTCGAACATCTAGGATATTGTCCAGATACATCTGTTCTACAAAGGTTCTGGAAACTTTGTGAACAACAGTTAAATATTTCAG ATGAGACAGAAGATGAAGACACAAAGAAAGAGTACATTGAGGAGACAAACAGAGATGCAGTTATGATAGCTTCAGCAAAGTTGGTAGTTAGCAATGCAGTTCCCAAG GAATATCTTACTCCGGAGATCATTTCTCACTTTGGGATGCATGGAACAAGTGTTGCAGAGATAGTCAAGCATCTAATCACTGtcataaagaaaaatgatgattttCCAAACATTTTCATAGAAGCATTGAAAAGG GCTTATGATCGGCATCTAGTGGATCTTTCCAAAAGTGATGACAAATCTTTCACTAGCAAATCTTTTCTAGAGTGCAAGGATCTTGCTACTAGACTTTCTGGGACATTCATCGGTGCTGCTCGGAACAAGCATAAATCTGATATTCTAAAAATTGTCAGGGATGGTATTGAATATGCTTTCTTAGATGCTCCAAAACAGCTCTCTTTTCTGGAAGGTGCCGTGGTTCACTTTGTGCCCAAGCTTCCCGTGATTGACATCCTGGAAAT TCTAAAGGATGTCCAAAGCCGGACAGAGAATGTAAACACCGATGAAGATCCCAGTGGCTGGCGCCCTTACCACATGTTTGTTGACAGTTTACGAGAGAAGTATGTGAAGAATGAAGGTTTGCTAG ATGAGAAAGAGAGGAGACGCAGTGGTCGTCCAAGGAAGCGGCGTAATATAGAGGGAAAGAGATTGTTTGATGAGGAAAGTTCAAGTGAAGAAGAGGATTCAATTAGTGGATCAGATCGAGAAGATGCTCATGATGAAGAAGAGAAGCAGGAcgaggaggaagaggaagaggctcCTTTGATACATTCGATTAGGTCATCATCCAAGTTGAGGTCATTGAAACTTTCAAGAGATGAAAACAAAGGCCAGAGGAAAGGAGTTTCGGCTTCTAGAACATCAG AAAAAACACCCCCACCCAAGACTGCAGGTTGTCTGCgaaagggaaaataa
- the LOC133681808 gene encoding uncharacterized protein LOC133681808 isoform X2: MLSFKEFCTTKTLVALGLGQFLSLLVTSTGFSSSELARRGINAPTSQSFLNYVFLAIVYGSIMLYRKQALKAKWYYYAILSLVDVEANFLVVKAYQYTSITSVMLLDCWSIPCVMVLTWFFLSTKYRFKKIAGVVVCVAGLVMIVFSDVHAGDQSGGSNPRKGDALVIAGATLYAISNVSEEFLVKNADRVELMSFLGFFGAIISAIQISILERNEVKSIHWSAGAALPFFGFAVAMFLFYSLVPILLKISGSTMLNLSLLTSDMWAVMIRIFAYHEKVDWMYFLAFAAVAVGLVVYSGGEKEEDQHCAYVVDEDAECSSKHFDEEACSGNRSQKTILGSSKTGDSSKRDLASTGI; the protein is encoded by the exons atgctGAGCTTTAAGGAGTTTTGTACAACGAAAACATTGGTTGCTCTTGGGTTGGGAcagtttctctctctccttgttACTTCTACTGGATTTTCATCCTCTGAACTTGCTAGAAGAG GAATTAATGCACCGACTTCTCAGTCTTTTCTCAACTACGTTTTCTTGGCCATTGTTTATGGAAGTATTATGCTTTACCGGAAGCAAGCACTTAag GCAAAATGGTACTACTATGCGATTCTTTCATTGGTGGATGTAGAAGCCAATTTTCTTG TGGTGAAGGCCTATCAGTACACATCGATCACAAGTGTCATGCTGCTGGACTGTTGGTCAATCCCTTGTGTTATGGTTCTTACATGGTTTTTCTTGAGCACGAAGTACAGATTCAAGAAAATAGCTGGAGTAGTAGTTTGTGTTGCAGGACttgttatgattgttttttcagatGTTCATGCTGGTGATCAATCAG GAGGGAGCAACCCTCGTAAAGGAGATGCTCTTGTTATTGCTGGTGCAACGCTGTATGCTATCAGTAATGTCAGTGAG GAGTTTCTTGTGAAAAATGCTGATAGAGTTGAGCTTATGTCGTTTCTGGGCTTTTTTGGTGCCATAATCAGTGCCATTCAAAT AAGTATTCTGGAGCGCAACGAAGTTAAATCTATTCACTGGTCAGCTGGGGCA GCTCTTCCGTTCTTTGGATTTGCAGTGGCAATGTTCCTGTTCTACTCATTAGTCCCGATCCTGCTTAAG ATTAGTGGTTCCACAATGCTCAACTTGTCTTTGCTGACATCAGACATGTGGGCTGTCATGATTCGCATCTTTGCTTACCATGAGAAG GTTGATTGGATGTACTTTTTGGCCTTCGCTGCTGTTGCTGTTGGGCTGGTCGTTTATTCGGG GGGTGAAAAGGAAGAGGATCAACACTGTGCTTATGTTGTTGATGAAGACGCTGAGTGTAGCAGTAAACATTTTGATGAGGAGGCTTGTTCTGGAAACCGCAGTCAAAAAACTATACTTGGGAGCTCAAAAACCGGGGATAGTAGCAAGCGTGATCTTGCTAGCACCGGCATTTGA
- the LOC133681631 gene encoding sister-chromatid cohesion protein 3-like isoform X2: protein MDDHPETSRNRSKRKRSKTETEERTSDANEEVEERGDDFEEVRPKSKRNRAAKDATSPPVLNPDQSLIDVIKGNEMQIPQVVKLWVERYEKDPKQATVELLTTLFEACGAKYRIKKELLDETDVDDVVVALVNLARNGEVEDYQGSKRKDFKNFKDNLLSFWDSLITECQDGPLFDKMLFDKCMDYIIALSCTPPRVYRQVASLMGLQLVTSFITVAKALGAQRETTQRQLNAENKKRTEGPRLESLNKRLSETHDKILVLEEMMRKIFSGLFVHRYRDIDPNIRTSCIESLGVWVLSYPSLFLQDLYLKYLGWTLNDKNAGVRKASVHALQKLYDADDNVPTLGLFTERFSNRMIELADDSDVSVAVCAIGLVKQLLRHQLLPDDDLGPLYDLLIDDPAEVRRAIGELVYDHLIAQKFNSPQSSSRGSDSGSSEVHLSRMLQILREFSAEPILSIYVIDDVWEYMKAMKDWKCIISMLLDENPLIELTDDDATNLVRLLSASVRKAVGERIVPASDTRKQYYNKAQKEIFENNRRDITIAMMKNYPLLLRKFMADKAKVPSLVEIIVHMNLGLYSLKRQENNFKNVLQLMKQAFLKHGDKEALRSCVKAIKFCSTESQGELKDYALNKLKNLEDELNDKLKSAMKEAADGDEYSLLVNLKRLYELQLSWSVPIESLYEDIVKVLHSFRSVDDEVVSFLLLNMYLHVAWTLQSIVNSETVSEASLTSLLSKRNSLFEELEFFLGTPSEDKEGSKCGNQLACRVCIILAEAWCLFRKANFSSTKLEHLGYCPDTSVLQRFWKLCEQQLNISDETEDEDTKKEYIEETNRDAVMIASAKLVVSNAVPKEYLTPEIISHFGMHGTSVAEIVKHLITVIKKNDDFPNIFIEALKRAYDRHLVDLSKSDDKSFTSKSFLECKDLATRLSGTFIGAARNKHKSDILKIVRDGIEYAFLDAPKQLSFLEGAVVHFVPKLPVIDILEILKDVQSRTENVNTDEDPSGWRPYHMFVDSLREKYVKNEGLLDEKERRRSGRPRKRRNIEGKRLFDEESSSEEEDSISGSDREDAHDEEEKQDEEEEEEAPLIHSIRSSSKLRSLKLSRDENKGQRKGVSASRTSGPSS from the exons ATGGACGACCACCCGGAAACTTCCCGAAACCGCTCT AAGAGGAAGAGGTCCAAGACCGAGACCGAGGAGAGAACGAGCGATGCGAATGAGGAGGTGGAGGAGCGCGGGGATGATTTCGAAGAGGTTCGCCCAAAATCTAAGCGTAACCGTGCTGCTAAGGATGCCACTTCCCCACCCGTGCTCAATCCCGATCAAAGCTTGATCG ATGTTATCAAAGGCAATGAGATGCAAATTCCTCAGGTGGTGAAGCTTTGGGTTGAGCGATACGAGAAGGATCCAAAACAAGCAACGGTTGAACTCTTGACCACGCTGTTTGAG GCATGTGGAGCCAAATATCGTATCAAGAAGGAGTTGCTGGATGAGACTGATGTTGACGATGTTGTAGTTGCTCTTGTCAATCTTGCTAGAAAT GGTGAGGTTGAAGATTATCAGGGTTCAAAACGGAAGGACTTCAAAAACTTTAAAGACAACCTCCTCTCATTCTGGGATAGTTTGATCACTGAATGCCAAGATGGGCCACTTTTTGATAAGATGTTGTTTGACAAATGCATGGACTATATAATAGCATTATCATG CACTCCACCAAGAGTTTACCGTCAAGTTGCATCCTTGATGGGGCTTCAACTTGTCACTTCATTCATAACGGTAGCTAAAGCGCTTGGTGCACAACGAGAAACTACTCAGAGACAGTTAAATGCTGAAAATAAGAAACGAACAGAAGGACCTCGTTTGGAGTCCCTTAATAAAAGGTTATCAGAAACTCATGATAAGATACTTGTACTAGAGGAAATGATGCGCAAAATATTTTCTGG gtTATTCGTGCATCGGTACCGGGATATTGATCCTAATATTCGAACATCATGCATTGAGTCTCTTGGTGTATGGGTTTTGTCATATCCATCACTTTTCTTGCAGGATTTATACTTAAAGTATCTTGGATGGACACTTAATGATAAA AATGCAGGTGTCAGAAAAGCATCTGTTCATGCATTGCAAAAACTTTATGATGCGGATGATAACGTGCCCACTCTCGGACTATTTACTGAAAGATTTTCCAACCGGATGATCGAACTTGCTGATGACAGTGATGTTAGTGTAGCTGTTTGTGCCATAGGACTCGTAAAACAATTACTCAG GCATCAGCTTTTACCTGATGATGACTTGGGTCCGTTATATGATTTACTTATTGACGATCCAGCAGAAGTCAGGCGTGCCATAGGAGAATTGGTGTATGATCACTTAATTGCACAAAAATTTAATAGCCCCCAATCTAGTTCAAGAG GCAGTGACAGTGGCTCTTCTGAGGTTCATCTTAGCAGAATGTTGCAAATTTTGAGGGAGTTTTCAGCAGAACCAATTCTCAGCATCTATGTTATTGATGATGTTTGGGAATACATGAAAGCAATGAAG GATTGGAAGTGTATTATTTCCATGCTCCTGGATGAGAATCCACTAATTGAGCTTACCGATGATGATGCAACGAATTTGGTTAGACTTCTTTCTGCATCTGTCAGAAAGGCTGTAGGAGAGAGGATTGTTCCAGCTTCGGATACTCGAAAGCAATATTACAATAAAGCTCAGAAA gaaatatttgaaaacaataGACGAGACATAACAATTGCAATGATGAAGAACTACCCATTACTTCTCCGCAAATTTATGGCTGACAAAGCAAAAGTTCCATCATTGGTTGAGATCATTGTTCATATGAACCTAGGGCTTTATTCCTTAAAGAGGCAGGAGAAT AATTTCAAAAATGTCCTTCAGCTCATGAAACAGGCTTTTTTAAAACATGGTGACAAGGAAGCGCTGAGATCTTGTGTGAAGGCTATTAAGTTCTGTTCCACTGAGAGTCAAGGCGAGCTGAAAGATTATGCtctaaataaattgaagaatctTGAAGATGAACTTAATGATAAGCTTAAGTCTGCAATGAAAGAAGCAGCA GATGGTGATGAATATTCTCTGCTTGTGAATTTGAAAAGGTTATATGAGCTTCAGTTGTCATGGTCTGTACCTATTGAGAGCTTATACGAGGATATTGTTAAGGTTCTCCACAGTTTTAGAAGTGTGGATGATGAG GTTGtcagttttcttcttctcaatATGTATTTACATGTAGCCTGGACACTGCAGTCTATTGTAAATAGTGAAACTGTCTCTGAAGCATCCTTAACCTCTCTACTGTCGAAACGCAATTCCTTGTTTGAGgaacttgagttttttcttgGTACCCCTTCTGAAGACAAGGAAGGGAGCAAATGTGGAAATCAGCTAGCTTGTAGa GTTTGTATTATACTTGCAGAAGCATGGTGTTTGTTTAGAAAGGCaaatttttcttcaacaaaGCTCGAACATCTAGGATATTGTCCAGATACATCTGTTCTACAAAGGTTCTGGAAACTTTGTGAACAACAGTTAAATATTTCAG ATGAGACAGAAGATGAAGACACAAAGAAAGAGTACATTGAGGAGACAAACAGAGATGCAGTTATGATAGCTTCAGCAAAGTTGGTAGTTAGCAATGCAGTTCCCAAG GAATATCTTACTCCGGAGATCATTTCTCACTTTGGGATGCATGGAACAAGTGTTGCAGAGATAGTCAAGCATCTAATCACTGtcataaagaaaaatgatgattttCCAAACATTTTCATAGAAGCATTGAAAAGG GCTTATGATCGGCATCTAGTGGATCTTTCCAAAAGTGATGACAAATCTTTCACTAGCAAATCTTTTCTAGAGTGCAAGGATCTTGCTACTAGACTTTCTGGGACATTCATCGGTGCTGCTCGGAACAAGCATAAATCTGATATTCTAAAAATTGTCAGGGATGGTATTGAATATGCTTTCTTAGATGCTCCAAAACAGCTCTCTTTTCTGGAAGGTGCCGTGGTTCACTTTGTGCCCAAGCTTCCCGTGATTGACATCCTGGAAAT TCTAAAGGATGTCCAAAGCCGGACAGAGAATGTAAACACCGATGAAGATCCCAGTGGCTGGCGCCCTTACCACATGTTTGTTGACAGTTTACGAGAGAAGTATGTGAAGAATGAAGGTTTGCTAG ATGAGAAAGAGAGGAGACGCAGTGGTCGTCCAAGGAAGCGGCGTAATATAGAGGGAAAGAGATTGTTTGATGAGGAAAGTTCAAGTGAAGAAGAGGATTCAATTAGTGGATCAGATCGAGAAGATGCTCATGATGAAGAAGAGAAGCAGGAcgaggaggaagaggaagaggctcCTTTGATACATTCGATTAGGTCATCATCCAAGTTGAGGTCATTGAAACTTTCAAGAGATGAAAACAAAGGCCAGAGGAAAGGAGTTTCGGCTTCTAGAACATCAG GGCCATCAAGCTAG
- the LOC133681808 gene encoding uncharacterized protein LOC133681808 isoform X1 gives MLSFKEFCTTKTLVALGLGQFLSLLVTSTGFSSSELARRGINAPTSQSFLNYVFLAIVYGSIMLYRKQALKAKWYYYAILSLVDVEANFLVVKAYQYTSITSVMLLDCWSIPCVMVLTWFFLSTKYRFKKIAGVVVCVAGLVMIVFSDVHAGDQSGGSNPRKGDALVIAGATLYAISNVSEEFLVKNADRVELMSFLGFFGAIISAIQIDNNRSILERNEVKSIHWSAGAALPFFGFAVAMFLFYSLVPILLKISGSTMLNLSLLTSDMWAVMIRIFAYHEKVDWMYFLAFAAVAVGLVVYSGGEKEEDQHCAYVVDEDAECSSKHFDEEACSGNRSQKTILGSSKTGDSSKRDLASTGI, from the exons atgctGAGCTTTAAGGAGTTTTGTACAACGAAAACATTGGTTGCTCTTGGGTTGGGAcagtttctctctctccttgttACTTCTACTGGATTTTCATCCTCTGAACTTGCTAGAAGAG GAATTAATGCACCGACTTCTCAGTCTTTTCTCAACTACGTTTTCTTGGCCATTGTTTATGGAAGTATTATGCTTTACCGGAAGCAAGCACTTAag GCAAAATGGTACTACTATGCGATTCTTTCATTGGTGGATGTAGAAGCCAATTTTCTTG TGGTGAAGGCCTATCAGTACACATCGATCACAAGTGTCATGCTGCTGGACTGTTGGTCAATCCCTTGTGTTATGGTTCTTACATGGTTTTTCTTGAGCACGAAGTACAGATTCAAGAAAATAGCTGGAGTAGTAGTTTGTGTTGCAGGACttgttatgattgttttttcagatGTTCATGCTGGTGATCAATCAG GAGGGAGCAACCCTCGTAAAGGAGATGCTCTTGTTATTGCTGGTGCAACGCTGTATGCTATCAGTAATGTCAGTGAG GAGTTTCTTGTGAAAAATGCTGATAGAGTTGAGCTTATGTCGTTTCTGGGCTTTTTTGGTGCCATAATCAGTGCCATTCAAAT tgATAACAACAGAAGTATTCTGGAGCGCAACGAAGTTAAATCTATTCACTGGTCAGCTGGGGCA GCTCTTCCGTTCTTTGGATTTGCAGTGGCAATGTTCCTGTTCTACTCATTAGTCCCGATCCTGCTTAAG ATTAGTGGTTCCACAATGCTCAACTTGTCTTTGCTGACATCAGACATGTGGGCTGTCATGATTCGCATCTTTGCTTACCATGAGAAG GTTGATTGGATGTACTTTTTGGCCTTCGCTGCTGTTGCTGTTGGGCTGGTCGTTTATTCGGG GGGTGAAAAGGAAGAGGATCAACACTGTGCTTATGTTGTTGATGAAGACGCTGAGTGTAGCAGTAAACATTTTGATGAGGAGGCTTGTTCTGGAAACCGCAGTCAAAAAACTATACTTGGGAGCTCAAAAACCGGGGATAGTAGCAAGCGTGATCTTGCTAGCACCGGCATTTGA